In a single window of the Bacteroidales bacterium genome:
- a CDS encoding Nif3-like dinuclear metal center hexameric protein — translation MKIAQIVAAIEEFAPLQLQESYDNAGLIIGNASDEVQAALITLDVTDAVVQEAIDNHCNLIIAHHPLIFKGIKRIGNDTFVGRLVTKCIKNNIAVYAAHTNLDNVKDGVNRIIANRIGLRNTRVLAPMPQQLRKLVTFCPTVTAGEVRAALFSAGAGHIGNYDSCSFSAAGRGSFRAGQDTDPFVGAIGELHYEPEERIETIFPVTRQNAVVAALLQAHPYEEVAYDIYTLENSFGGTGAGMIGELEAPEETMSFLKRLKKAFGAEGIRYTPIVDEKVTRIAVCGGSGSFFIHQAIRSGAQVFITGDVKYHDFFEADGRMLIADIGHYESEQFTKELLMNIIKEKYSNFAVQISGVNSNPVNYL, via the coding sequence ATGAAAATAGCCCAAATCGTAGCCGCCATCGAAGAATTTGCTCCGCTGCAGTTGCAGGAATCCTACGACAACGCAGGCCTGATAATCGGTAATGCAAGCGACGAGGTGCAGGCTGCGCTTATCACACTCGACGTAACGGACGCCGTAGTTCAGGAAGCCATCGATAACCATTGCAACCTAATCATAGCGCACCATCCGTTGATCTTTAAAGGAATCAAACGCATCGGCAACGACACATTTGTCGGACGATTAGTTACTAAATGCATCAAGAATAATATCGCCGTGTATGCCGCACATACCAATCTGGATAACGTGAAAGATGGCGTGAACCGGATCATCGCCAATCGCATCGGTTTGCGCAACACGCGGGTATTGGCGCCTATGCCGCAACAATTGCGCAAGCTGGTTACTTTTTGTCCTACAGTCACTGCAGGCGAGGTACGCGCAGCATTGTTTTCTGCCGGTGCCGGACACATTGGCAACTACGACAGCTGCAGCTTTTCTGCCGCAGGTCGTGGCTCATTCAGAGCAGGCCAGGACACCGATCCATTTGTAGGTGCTATCGGCGAGCTTCATTACGAACCCGAAGAACGCATTGAAACTATTTTTCCGGTCACGCGCCAAAATGCTGTCGTCGCTGCGCTTCTCCAGGCGCACCCCTACGAGGAGGTAGCCTACGATATTTATACACTCGAAAATTCTTTTGGCGGAACAGGCGCCGGAATGATTGGAGAGTTGGAAGCCCCTGAAGAAACAATGTCATTCCTGAAAAGGCTTAAAAAAGCTTTCGGCGCTGAAGGCATCAGATACACGCCCATAGTGGACGAAAAAGTAACGCGCATCGCCGTGTGTGGCGGCAGTGGCAGCTTTTTTATACACCAGGCCATTAGATCAGGCGCTCAGGTATTTATTACCGGCGATGTGAAATATCACGACTTCTTTGAAGCTGATGGCCGGATGCTCATTGCTGACATTGGCCACTACGAGAGCGAGCAGTTTACCAAAGAATTATTAATGAACATCATAAAGGAAAAATATTCTAATTTTGCTGTCCAAATTTCCGGAGTAAATAGCAATCCGGTGAATTACCTATAG
- a CDS encoding biotin--[acetyl-CoA-carboxylase] ligase, with product MENSLQFNNIRHYTTLDSTNAVAEKWHTEERPPEGSVVLADHQNNGKGLGTNGWESESGSNLLLSTILYPDFLPAHQQFMLNKVLSLAVHHCVAGQLPQHQVLIKWPNDVYVGEKKIAGILTRNIIRGSTLEATVAGVGLNVNQTNFSKEIPNPISLKMVSGKDHDLRQVLQSLLEALEHFYGLLRTNHFYKIDEQYLRELLNYDKPAAYQAGQKEFTGRIIGVDAYGHLMMTVDEETKTFDMKEIVFKY from the coding sequence ATGGAAAATTCTTTACAATTCAATAACATCAGGCATTACACAACGCTCGACTCCACAAATGCTGTTGCCGAAAAATGGCACACCGAAGAACGCCCTCCGGAAGGATCGGTAGTTTTGGCAGACCACCAGAACAATGGGAAAGGTCTGGGCACAAACGGCTGGGAAAGCGAGTCTGGCAGCAATTTGTTACTCAGCACGATTTTGTATCCGGATTTTCTGCCAGCTCATCAGCAGTTTATGCTCAACAAAGTACTTTCACTGGCCGTTCATCACTGCGTCGCCGGGCAGCTTCCCCAACACCAGGTTTTGATCAAATGGCCAAATGATGTTTATGTTGGTGAAAAGAAAATTGCTGGAATCCTCACCCGCAACATCATCAGAGGAAGCACCCTCGAAGCCACGGTAGCCGGCGTGGGGCTAAATGTGAATCAAACAAATTTTTCGAAAGAAATTCCAAATCCCATTTCACTGAAGATGGTCAGCGGCAAAGATCACGACCTTCGGCAGGTTTTGCAAAGCCTGCTCGAAGCGCTTGAACATTTTTACGGTCTGCTGCGTACAAATCATTTCTACAAAATTGATGAACAATATCTGCGTGAATTGTTGAACTACGACAAACCAGCTGCTTACCAGGCCGGACAGAAAGAGTTCACCGGTCGAATCATAGGCGTAGATGCTTACGGCCATTTGATGATGACGGTGGATGAAGAGACCAAAACTTTCGACATGAAAGAAATTGTATTTAAATATTAA
- a CDS encoding C4-type zinc ribbon domain-containing protein, producing the protein MAKESKKPTPEKVEVPEISIEEKLITLYRLQQIDSQIDKIRIIRGELPLEVQDLEDEIEGLQTRIEKFQEEVKSYEKQVTEKKHAMKESTTLIKKYEEQQMNVRNNREYDSLSKETEFQNLEIQLAEKRIKEFNTTLDLKNEQIKESKSLLKERETDLRVKNSELKDIVQETEKEEQTLLKKSVELKKNFDDRLVVAYNRIRTNARNGLAVVPIERDACGGCFNKIPPQHHLDIRMHKKIIVCEYCGRILVDNDLADSLKK; encoded by the coding sequence ATGGCAAAAGAAAGTAAAAAACCTACTCCTGAAAAGGTTGAAGTACCTGAAATTTCTATCGAAGAGAAACTGATAACATTGTACCGCCTCCAGCAGATTGATTCACAGATTGATAAAATCAGGATTATCCGCGGGGAGCTGCCCCTTGAAGTACAGGATCTGGAAGACGAAATCGAGGGTTTACAAACACGCATCGAAAAGTTTCAGGAAGAGGTGAAAAGCTACGAAAAGCAAGTAACTGAGAAGAAACACGCGATGAAAGAAAGCACCACGCTGATTAAAAAATATGAAGAGCAGCAGATGAACGTGCGCAACAACCGCGAGTACGATTCGCTGAGCAAAGAAACTGAGTTTCAAAATCTGGAGATTCAACTGGCCGAAAAGCGAATCAAAGAATTTAACACTACCCTGGATCTGAAAAATGAGCAGATTAAAGAATCCAAATCTTTGTTGAAAGAGCGCGAAACAGATTTACGTGTCAAAAATTCGGAGCTGAAAGATATTGTACAGGAAACTGAGAAAGAAGAACAAACGCTGCTTAAGAAGTCGGTAGAACTGAAAAAAAACTTCGACGACAGGCTAGTGGTTGCTTACAACCGTATCCGCACAAACGCCCGCAATGGCCTGGCAGTGGTTCCGATAGAAAGGGATGCCTGCGGTGGCTGTTTTAACAAAATCCCACCCCAGCACCACCTCGACATCCGCATGCACAAAAAAATTATTGTTTGTGAATATTGCGGACGCATCCTGGTAGACAACGATTTGGCCGACAGCCTCAAAAAATAA
- the rsfS gene encoding ribosome silencing factor, whose amino-acid sequence MTENKSVSNTRNILESVFKGIQEKKGLHILDLDLSEIDNAVTNHFVICHGESSRQVTAIAESVEEFVRKETSEKPWHREGMQNAEWVLLDYSNVVVHIFNETTRKFYNLEGLWADARIKEIEA is encoded by the coding sequence ATGACTGAAAACAAATCGGTAAGCAACACCAGGAATATTTTGGAATCCGTTTTTAAAGGTATCCAGGAAAAAAAAGGTCTCCATATTCTCGACCTGGATCTAAGCGAGATAGATAATGCCGTTACCAATCATTTTGTTATTTGCCATGGCGAGTCAAGCCGGCAGGTGACAGCGATTGCTGAATCTGTTGAGGAATTTGTGCGCAAAGAAACCAGCGAAAAGCCGTGGCATCGCGAGGGCATGCAAAATGCCGAATGGGTTTTATTGGATTATTCCAACGTGGTGGTACACATCTTTAACGAAACTACCCGTAAGTTCTACAACCTCGAAGGCTTATGGGCCGATGCACGCATTAAAGAAATTGAAGCATAA